A portion of the Tiliqua scincoides isolate rTilSci1 chromosome 3, rTilSci1.hap2, whole genome shotgun sequence genome contains these proteins:
- the SLC16A14 gene encoding monocarboxylate transporter 14 — protein MYASCEDIGYDCEEDSKEREKKPKPNPDVDGGWAWMVVLSSFLVHILIMGSQMALGVLNVEWLEEFSQSRGLTAWVSSLSMGITLIVGPFIGLFINTCGCRKTAITGGILNALGWILSSYASNVHSLFVTFGITAGIGSGMVYLPAVVMVGEYFQKRRALAQGLSTTGTGFGAFLMTVLLKYLCMEFGWRNAMFIQGAVCLNLCVCGALMRPIYYKEDTAEKIIDSNVINGQSHLKALSCSAETLTSTVVFSGEEKETKTGQIKNEIIDTLPASEKKGATRFGKNIYALCILKTVSQRTVSIQKGFVVWYSSYFGAASLFTNRMFAAFVFWALFAYSTFVIPFIHLPEIVKQYNLSAQNDVFPLTSVIAIVHIFGKVILGIISDSPCTSAWNVFMASNVTLVICILILPLMHTYAGLAVTCALIGFSSGYFSLMPVVTEDLVGIEHLANAYGIIICANGISALLGPPFAGWIYDLTQKYDFSFYICGSLYMVGILVLFIQPYIGKKKTSMEKNVENGNA, from the exons ATGTATGCTAGTTGTGAAGACATTGGCTACGATTGTGAAGAGGATtccaaagaaagagagaagaagccTAAACCAAATCCTGATGTTGATGGAGGATGGGCTTGGATGGTTGTTCTTTCTTCATTCCTGGTGCATATACTCATCATGGGATCACAAATGGCTCTTGGAGTTCTCAATGTGGAATGGCTTGAAGAATTCAGCCAAAGTCGAGGCTTGACAGCATGGGTCAGCTCCCTCAGTATGGGCATAACCCTGATTGTCG GACCTTTTATTGGTTTGTTCATTAACACCTGTGGATGCCGGAAAACGGCAATAACAGGAGGAATCTTGAATGCCCTAGGATGGATACTGAGTTCTTATGCCTCAAATGTGCATTCCCTCTTTGTTACTTTTGGCATTACAGCTG gTATTGGAAGTGGGATGGTGTACCTGCCTGCTGTGGTCATGGTCGGAGAATACTTTCAGAAGAGGCGAGCACTTGCTCAGGGTCTGAGCACAACAGGAACAGGGTTTGGTGCTTTCCTGATGACAGTTCTCCTGAAATATCTTTGTATGGAGTTTGGCTGGAGGAATGCAATGTTTATCCAGGGCGCAGTCTGTCTGAATCTGTGTGTTTGTGGAGCGCTCATGAGACCCATCTATTACAAGGAGGACACTGCTGAAAAAATCATAGACAGCAACGTCATCAATGGTCAGAGTCACCTCAAAGCTCTTTCCTGCTCTGCAGAAACGCTGACATCTACTGTTGTCTTTAGtggagaagaaaaagagacaAAAACAGGACAAATTAAGAACGAAATTATTGACACCCTTCCAGCTTcggaaaaaaaaggtgcaaccAGATTTGGGAAGAACATCTATGCTCTTTGTATTCTGAAGACTGTGAGCCAAAGGACTGTTTCAATCCAGAAAGGCTTCGTGGTCTGGTACTCTagttacttcggagctgcatccCTCTTCACCAACAGAATGTTTGCAGCCTTTGTGTTTTGGGCTTTGTTTGCATACAGTACCTTTGTCATCCCTTTCATTCATCTTCCAGAAATAGTCAAACAGTATAACTTGTCTGCACAGAACGATGTATTTCCTTTGACCTCAGTTATTGCCATTGTTCATATTTTTGGCAAGGTCATTCTTGGCATCATCTCTGATTCACCCTGCACCAGTGCTTGGAATGTCTTCATGGCCTCTAATGTTACTCTTGTCATTTGCATCCTTATTTTGCCACTAATGCACACATATGCTGGACTGGCAGTAACTTGTGCTCTAATAGGATTTTCCAGTGGATATTTTTCACTCATGCCTGTTGTAACCGAAGATTTAGTGGGGATTGAGCACCTGGCAAATGCTTATGGAATCATTATTTGTGCCAATGGGATTTCGGCACTGCTGGGACCACCGTTTGCAG GTTGGATTTATGACCTCACACAAAAATATGATTTTTCTTTCTATATATGTGGTTCACTTTATATGGTTGGAATTCTTGTTTTGTTCATCCAACCTTAtattggaaagaaaaaaacatcAATGGAAAAAAATGTGGAGAATGGAAATGCATAG